From Acidobacteriota bacterium, the proteins below share one genomic window:
- a CDS encoding glycosyltransferase family 2 protein codes for MALSAEGASAARGEVLFFTESHVWPTPDVLAKCRDVLAAHPEWSAFSCTSERVTSNRLSVVEADMYEADIAYGMTEHPWRKILDQCFVTRRTAYVETGGFPAEYGHFAEWVLAARYHARGFTIGHVPEIRLRHQYSGHIGVLREFTCDFIDGEAAFLGRPRNRPGDELIETPPEWEAHANWDRHIARAIVASALRDAHGPNAERREERHQRAPRIVQWLPAALVGTGFDRAAAAIERWRARAVVAWANRFGTLEQTRGAFQTYTTALIRGRRLRHAAERNASRRRMARVADRLRWTPGDPGTVAVAGAHQPEVWAGVTFRWSEAVAVACGTLRPGRYVATIECAPIRRLGESAAVRFFHNGERIPADQVTLDGWSFRMPVTVPRSGRSAIVWICDPFPAPGDARTLGLPLIRVGWTTESDATREAEADDTQPADGRAPREADATLAVRDARPISGLDVPAVDP; via the coding sequence ATGGCGCTCTCGGCCGAAGGCGCTTCCGCCGCGCGAGGCGAGGTGCTCTTCTTCACGGAGTCGCACGTCTGGCCGACGCCCGACGTCCTCGCGAAGTGCCGAGACGTGCTCGCCGCCCACCCGGAGTGGAGCGCGTTCTCCTGCACGTCGGAGCGGGTCACGTCGAACCGCCTGTCGGTCGTCGAGGCCGACATGTACGAGGCCGATATCGCGTACGGGATGACCGAGCACCCCTGGCGCAAGATCCTCGATCAGTGCTTCGTCACGCGGCGGACGGCCTATGTCGAGACCGGTGGATTCCCCGCCGAGTACGGCCACTTCGCCGAGTGGGTCCTCGCCGCACGCTATCACGCCCGCGGCTTCACGATCGGCCATGTGCCGGAGATTCGGCTCCGCCATCAGTACAGCGGACACATCGGCGTGTTGCGCGAGTTCACGTGCGACTTCATCGACGGTGAGGCGGCCTTCCTCGGGCGGCCGCGGAATCGGCCCGGCGACGAGCTGATCGAAACGCCCCCGGAATGGGAGGCTCACGCCAACTGGGATCGGCACATCGCCCGCGCGATCGTCGCGTCGGCGCTGCGCGACGCTCACGGACCGAACGCCGAGCGGCGCGAAGAGCGCCACCAACGCGCGCCTCGCATCGTGCAGTGGCTTCCCGCCGCGCTCGTCGGCACCGGCTTCGACCGCGCCGCCGCGGCGATCGAACGATGGCGGGCAAGAGCCGTGGTCGCGTGGGCGAACCGCTTCGGCACCCTCGAACAGACGCGCGGGGCGTTTCAGACGTACACGACGGCGCTCATCCGCGGCCGCCGCCTTCGACACGCCGCCGAGCGCAACGCCTCACGGCGGCGCATGGCTCGAGTCGCCGATCGCCTGCGCTGGACGCCGGGGGATCCCGGCACCGTGGCGGTCGCCGGCGCGCATCAGCCGGAGGTGTGGGCGGGCGTGACGTTTCGCTGGTCCGAAGCGGTCGCGGTCGCATGCGGCACACTGCGGCCGGGCCGCTACGTCGCGACGATCGAATGTGCGCCCATCCGCAGGCTCGGCGAGAGCGCCGCGGTCCGCTTCTTTCACAATGGCGAACGCATCCCGGCCGACCAGGTGACGCTCGACGGCTGGTCGTTCCGCATGCCCGTGACGGTGCCACGAAGCGGCCGTTCGGCGATCGTCTGGATCTGCGATCCCTTTCCCGCTCCCGGCGACGCTCGCACGCTCGGGCTTCCGCTGATCCGCGTCGGTTGGACGACGGAATCGGACGCGACACGCGAAGCCGAGGCCGACGACACCCAGCCGGCGGACGGCCGCGCGCCGCGTGAGGCAGACGCCACCCTGGCCGTGCGCGACGCCCGCCCCATCTCGGGTCTCGACGTTCCCGCCGTTGACCCGTAG
- the katG gene encoding catalase/peroxidase HPI yields the protein MSGQDGFDEKNTTASVSESENPAIPSPTPKRGRPRTNKDWWPNQLDLSILHQHSSLSNPMGEGFDYAEAFKSLDVEALKRDLVQLMTTSQDWWPADYGHYGPLFIRMTWHSAGTYRIADGRGGGGAGAQRFAPLNSWPDNANLDKARRLLWPIKQKYGRALSWADLLMFAGNVALESMGFETFGFAFGRRDIWEPEEIFWGPEDTWLGDERHADDGQIHGPFGADHMGLIYVNPEGPGGKPDPQLAARYIRETFRRMAMNDEETVALIVGGHTFGKTHGAAVAVDYVGPEPEAASLEEQGLGWKNRFGHGCGADTVTSGLEGAWTDEPTKWDNGFLDNLYKYEWELTTSPGGAKQWAPRNPEARGTVPDAHDPSRRHAPMMLTTDLALRVDPSYGRITKRFHEHPDELADAFARAWFKLLHRDMGPRARYLGPWVPEPQVWQDSMPAADGEPIGSEDVAGLKQRILASGLSISRLVSTAWAAAASFRGTDKRGGANGGRIRLAPQKDWEVNEPAELAKVLAVLERIQQDFNRSRHGGRSVSLADLVVLGGCAAVEQAAKQGGVDIAVPFTPGRTDASQEQTDVESFGVLEPRYDGFRNYVKAGEELPPETLMLERAYMLTLTAPEMTALAGGLRALDVNVGKSRHGVFTDRPGTLTNDFFVNLLDMRTAWAPSGKGAHLYEGRDRATGALKWTATSVDLVFGANSQLRAVAEVYACADAKEKFVRDFVAAWNKVMNLDRFDLAPAAR from the coding sequence ATGTCTGGTCAAGACGGATTCGACGAGAAGAACACCACGGCGAGTGTCAGTGAGAGCGAGAACCCGGCCATCCCGTCGCCCACCCCCAAGCGCGGACGGCCCAGGACGAACAAGGACTGGTGGCCGAACCAACTGGATCTGTCGATCCTGCACCAGCACTCGTCGCTGTCGAACCCGATGGGCGAAGGCTTCGACTACGCCGAGGCGTTCAAGAGCCTCGACGTCGAAGCGCTGAAACGCGATCTCGTCCAGTTGATGACGACCTCGCAGGACTGGTGGCCCGCCGACTACGGGCACTACGGCCCGCTGTTCATCCGCATGACGTGGCATTCGGCCGGTACCTACCGGATCGCCGACGGCCGGGGCGGCGGCGGCGCGGGCGCGCAGCGCTTCGCTCCACTCAACAGTTGGCCAGACAACGCGAACCTCGACAAGGCGCGCCGGCTGCTCTGGCCCATCAAGCAGAAGTACGGCCGCGCGCTCTCCTGGGCCGATCTGCTCATGTTCGCCGGCAACGTTGCGCTGGAATCGATGGGCTTCGAGACGTTCGGCTTCGCCTTCGGGCGCCGCGACATCTGGGAGCCGGAGGAGATCTTCTGGGGGCCTGAAGACACGTGGCTCGGCGACGAACGTCATGCCGACGATGGGCAGATCCACGGTCCGTTCGGCGCGGACCACATGGGCCTGATCTACGTGAACCCGGAAGGACCCGGCGGCAAGCCGGACCCGCAGCTCGCCGCGCGCTACATCCGCGAGACGTTCCGCCGCATGGCGATGAACGACGAGGAAACCGTCGCGCTCATCGTCGGCGGGCACACGTTCGGCAAGACGCACGGCGCGGCGGTCGCGGTCGATTACGTCGGCCCCGAACCCGAAGCCGCGTCTCTCGAGGAGCAAGGCCTCGGCTGGAAGAACCGATTCGGCCACGGCTGTGGCGCGGACACGGTTACGAGCGGTCTCGAGGGCGCCTGGACCGACGAGCCGACGAAGTGGGACAACGGGTTTCTCGACAACCTGTACAAGTACGAGTGGGAGCTGACGACGAGCCCGGGCGGCGCGAAGCAGTGGGCGCCGCGCAATCCGGAGGCGCGGGGAACGGTGCCGGACGCGCACGATCCGTCGAGGCGGCACGCTCCGATGATGCTGACGACGGACCTGGCGCTGAGGGTGGATCCGAGCTACGGACGGATCACGAAGCGGTTTCACGAGCACCCGGACGAGCTGGCCGACGCCTTCGCCCGGGCATGGTTCAAGCTGCTGCATCGCGACATGGGCCCGCGCGCGCGGTATCTCGGTCCCTGGGTGCCCGAGCCGCAGGTGTGGCAGGATTCGATGCCCGCTGCCGACGGCGAGCCGATCGGAAGCGAGGACGTCGCCGGCCTGAAGCAGCGGATCCTCGCGTCGGGCCTGTCGATCTCGCGGCTGGTGTCGACGGCGTGGGCGGCGGCGGCGAGCTTCCGCGGCACCGACAAGCGCGGCGGCGCCAACGGCGGGCGAATCCGCCTCGCGCCGCAGAAGGACTGGGAGGTGAACGAGCCCGCCGAGCTGGCGAAGGTCCTCGCGGTCCTCGAGCGAATCCAGCAGGACTTCAACCGCAGCCGACACGGAGGCAGGTCTGTTTCGCTGGCCGACCTGGTCGTGCTGGGCGGGTGCGCGGCGGTCGAGCAGGCGGCGAAGCAGGGTGGAGTCGATATCGCCGTGCCGTTCACTCCAGGCCGCACCGACGCCTCGCAGGAGCAAACGGACGTGGAGTCGTTCGGCGTCCTCGAGCCGAGGTACGACGGCTTCCGCAACTACGTCAAGGCCGGCGAAGAGCTGCCGCCAGAGACGTTGATGCTCGAGCGCGCCTACATGCTGACGCTCACCGCGCCCGAGATGACGGCGCTCGCCGGCGGGCTGCGTGCGCTCGACGTCAACGTCGGAAAGTCGCGTCACGGCGTGTTCACCGATCGGCCGGGGACGCTGACGAACGACTTCTTCGTGAACCTGCTCGACATGCGCACCGCATGGGCGCCGTCGGGCAAGGGCGCGCACCTCTACGAAGGCCGGGACCGCGCCACCGGTGCCCTCAAGTGGACGGCCACGTCGGTCGACCTCGTCTTCGGGGCGAACTCACAGCTTCGCGCCGTCGCGGAGGTCTACGCCTGCGCCGATGCGAAGGAGAAGTTCGTTCGCGACTTCGTGGCGGCGTGGAACAAGGTGATGAACCTGGATCGCTTCGACCTCGCACCGGCGGCGCGATGA
- a CDS encoding DinB family protein, whose translation MKALTTVVLAGALMAGEGTGAQVFAPSSNPVVDAVRAVLERDSKNLIDSAALMPADRYEYRPTPAQMTFGQLMAHVAQTNVALCSALTSLPAPMGPERLGTLNQILTKEPLTPLLRQSFDYCKSALGELKDASLGEEAALFGRPTGMSRGGVLVTIATDWADHYSTAAGYLRLNGLLPPSARPAAGR comes from the coding sequence ATGAAGGCTCTCACGACAGTTGTCCTCGCCGGCGCGCTGATGGCGGGCGAAGGCACGGGCGCCCAGGTGTTCGCGCCCTCGTCGAACCCCGTCGTCGACGCGGTGCGCGCCGTTCTCGAACGCGACTCGAAGAACCTGATCGACTCCGCCGCTCTCATGCCGGCCGACCGATACGAGTACCGCCCGACGCCCGCGCAGATGACGTTCGGTCAACTGATGGCGCACGTGGCGCAGACCAACGTGGCCTTGTGCTCGGCGCTCACGTCCCTGCCGGCGCCGATGGGGCCCGAGCGGCTCGGGACGCTGAACCAGATCCTGACGAAGGAGCCGCTCACGCCATTGCTGCGGCAATCGTTCGACTACTGCAAGTCGGCGCTCGGCGAGTTGAAGGATGCCTCGCTTGGGGAGGAGGCTGCGCTGTTCGGCCGGCCGACCGGCATGTCGCGAGGCGGCGTGCTCGTCACGATCGCGACCGATTGGGCGGATCACTACTCGACCGCGGCCGGCTATCTGCGGCTGAACGGCCTCCTTCCTCCGAGCGCACGTCCGGCAGCAGGCCGATAG
- a CDS encoding helix-turn-helix transcriptional regulator — MPRKSKHGPANDPELLILASLASGPKHGYAVMADIEQFANVRVGPGTLYTAITRLVERRLIAPAGEIGRQRPYKLTAAGATFLKAQLDDMRRVASIGLGRLRLA, encoded by the coding sequence ATGCCGCGCAAGTCGAAACACGGTCCGGCGAACGATCCCGAGCTGCTGATCCTGGCCAGCCTGGCATCAGGTCCGAAGCACGGCTACGCCGTGATGGCCGACATCGAGCAGTTCGCGAACGTGCGCGTGGGGCCGGGCACGCTCTACACGGCGATCACGCGGCTGGTCGAACGCCGGCTGATTGCCCCCGCCGGGGAAATCGGACGCCAGCGGCCCTACAAGCTCACCGCCGCGGGCGCGACGTTCCTGAAAGCGCAGCTCGACGACATGCGTCGCGTCGCATCGATCGGGCTCGGGCGGCTGAGGCTGGCATGA
- a CDS encoding DUF1080 domain-containing protein: protein MRLSLKPVIAALVLSGLSLSHAPLTARQAVTTLKAGQWTPLFNGKDLTGWDVYLGPKMDAKGQKMPGTATGLNKDPDHVFSVAQVDGGPVIRISGVIGGGVSTVNSYENYHLRLQMKWGTGNPWNRAVADSGVLYHAGGEHGLDGDFWMRSFEYQVMPGLTADLITILGCVADVPSSPSADGKVFVYDPKGQRRTFSREKAVPNSGGRVARLPSFKNPETDWITLEIYTVGQTAVHLVNGQVVLAVYNTRLYENGATRPLMSGKIQIQSEGSEVFYRNIEVTPITAIPAGLVERSPS from the coding sequence ATGCGGCTGTCGCTGAAACCCGTCATCGCTGCGCTGGTCCTGTCAGGTCTGTCGCTGAGCCATGCGCCGCTCACGGCGCGGCAGGCCGTCACGACGCTCAAAGCCGGCCAGTGGACGCCGCTCTTCAACGGCAAGGACCTCACCGGCTGGGACGTGTACCTCGGGCCGAAGATGGATGCGAAGGGGCAGAAGATGCCCGGAACCGCGACCGGCCTCAACAAGGATCCCGACCACGTGTTCAGCGTGGCGCAGGTGGACGGCGGACCGGTCATCCGCATCTCCGGCGTGATCGGCGGCGGCGTCTCGACGGTGAACTCGTACGAGAACTACCACCTCAGGCTGCAGATGAAATGGGGAACGGGCAATCCCTGGAACCGGGCAGTGGCCGACAGCGGCGTGCTCTACCATGCCGGCGGCGAGCACGGCCTGGATGGCGACTTCTGGATGCGCTCGTTCGAGTACCAGGTGATGCCCGGTCTGACCGCCGATCTCATCACCATCCTCGGCTGCGTGGCCGACGTCCCGTCGTCTCCGTCCGCCGACGGCAAGGTCTTCGTCTACGATCCGAAGGGACAGAGGCGAACGTTCAGCCGCGAGAAGGCGGTGCCGAATTCGGGCGGCCGCGTGGCGCGGCTGCCGAGCTTCAAGAATCCCGAGACGGACTGGATCACGCTCGAGATCTACACCGTCGGGCAGACGGCCGTGCACCTCGTCAACGGTCAGGTCGTGCTGGCCGTCTACAACACCAGGCTCTACGAGAACGGCGCGACGAGACCGCTGATGAGCGGGAAGATCCAGATTCAGTCGGAGGGCTCGGAAGTCTTCTACCGCAACATCGAGGTGACGCCGATCACCGCGATCCCGGCCGGACTCGTCGAGCGATCCCCGTCATAG
- a CDS encoding cupredoxin family copper-binding protein has product MSPVHANAAALVTVAALAAAAIGCAARPADEAPAARAVTIEAVAFSPADVRVKTGDRITWTNRDPFAHTVTTVGDGFDSGSIGAGQSWTFRASRAGAFPYVCSLHPVMTGTVIVE; this is encoded by the coding sequence ATGTCGCCGGTCCACGCGAATGCCGCCGCGCTCGTGACTGTCGCTGCCCTCGCCGCCGCAGCGATCGGATGCGCCGCGCGGCCGGCCGACGAGGCCCCGGCCGCACGGGCCGTGACGATCGAGGCGGTGGCATTCTCGCCAGCCGACGTGCGCGTCAAGACAGGCGATCGGATCACGTGGACGAACCGTGATCCGTTCGCCCACACGGTGACGACGGTGGGCGACGGGTTCGACTCCGGATCGATCGGCGCCGGCCAATCGTGGACCTTTCGAGCGTCGCGCGCCGGCGCCTTTCCCTACGTCTGTTCGCTGCACCCGGTCATGACCGGCACCGTCATCGTCGAGTGA
- a CDS encoding DUF4142 domain-containing protein: protein MKLSAFAVAAGFAAAVSSVSAQTVTDAQIASIVVTANQVDIDAGKVAVAQSANGQVKKFGQLMVDDHTGVNRQATDLVTRLKVTPQDHPTAAALESDGEKNVARLRTLHGAAFDKAYIDHEVAYHQQVLDAIDRTLIPSATNGELKALLVKVRPAIAAHLEHAKMLQSSLGAAH from the coding sequence ATGAAGCTCTCGGCATTCGCGGTGGCGGCAGGCTTCGCCGCCGCAGTTTCCAGCGTGTCGGCCCAGACCGTCACCGACGCACAGATCGCGTCGATCGTCGTCACCGCGAACCAGGTGGACATCGACGCCGGCAAGGTCGCGGTCGCGCAATCGGCCAACGGACAGGTGAAGAAGTTCGGCCAGTTGATGGTGGACGATCACACCGGCGTCAACCGGCAGGCGACGGACCTGGTGACGCGCTTGAAGGTCACGCCGCAAGACCATCCCACGGCCGCCGCGCTCGAGTCGGACGGCGAGAAGAACGTCGCGCGGCTCAGAACGCTGCACGGCGCCGCGTTCGACAAGGCGTACATCGATCACGAGGTGGCGTATCACCAGCAGGTGCTCGACGCGATCGACCGGACGCTCATTCCCAGCGCGACGAATGGCGAGCTGAAGGCGCTGCTCGTGAAGGTACGGCCGGCGATCGCCGCGCACCTCGAGCACGCGAAGATGCTGCAGTCGTCGCTCGGCGCGGCGCACTAG